In one window of Arachis ipaensis cultivar K30076 chromosome B06, Araip1.1, whole genome shotgun sequence DNA:
- the LOC107645817 gene encoding ammonium transporter 3 member 3 translates to MGDETSPEWMNKGDNAWQLMAATMVGMQTIPGLVILYGSMVSRSWAINSAFMALYAFSAVFVCWASWAYRMSFGEEWVFFLGKPAVALDEKFLLGKSFLGAFPTATMVFFQGVFAAITLVLIGGSLLGRMNFRAWMLFVPLWLTFSYTITAFSIWSPNGWLFKLGVIDFAGGLVIHVSAGVAGITAAFWVGPRSEKEREAFASNNMIVALGGAGLVWMGWSGFNGGAPLAVNTLASLAILNTHVCAATSIITWLVLDTLCFGKPTMFGAIQGLITGLVCITPAAGIVQGWAAILMGLFSGSVPWYTLMVLHKKFEFLNKIDDPMAIFHTHAITGILGGILTGLFAVPKLCRLFYGVPDWKKYTGLFYGLKNGLAHAGLTQLGIQLEATIFVVVFNVISTTVICLVVRSIVPLRVDDEDALQVGGDKSMHGEEAFALWCSHQDKDTKFENVKQNKVYDTKDFSSSIDESSTKKASSEVQMV, encoded by the exons ATGGGAGACGAGACGAGTCCTGAGTGGATGAACAAGGGAGACAATGCATGGCAGCTGATGGCGGCAACAATGGTGGGGATGCAAACAATTCCAGGGCTAGTAATCTTGTACGGAAGCATGGTGAGCAGGTCATGGGCCATCAACTCGGCCTTCATGGCCTTATACGCTTTCTCCGCCGTGTTCGTTTGTTGGGCCAGCTGGGCTTACCGCATGTCGTTCGGCGaagaatgggtgtttttcttgggCAAGCCGGCGGTGGCGTTGGACGAGAAATTCCTTCTAGGGAAGTCGTTTCTGGGAGCGTTCCCTACTGCAACGATGGTGTTCTTTCAAGGAGTATTTGCGGCCATTACTCTGGTTCTTATTGGCGGTTCATTGCTTGGAAGAATGAACTTCCGTGCATGGATGCTGTTTGTTCCTCTCTGGCTTACATTTTCATACACGATCACTGCTTTCAGTATTTGGAGCCCGAATGGGTGGTTATTTAAGCTTGGAGTTATTGACTTTGCTGGTGGCCTTGTTATTCATGTCTCTGCTGGTGTTGCTGGCATTACCGCAGCTTTTTGG GTGGGTCCAAGATCAGAGAAGGAAAGAGAAGCATTTGCTTCAAATAATATGATTGTAGCATTGGGAGGTGCGGGCTTGGTTTGGATGGGGTGGTCAGGCTTCAACGGCGGTGCTCCGCTTGCTGTGAACACACTTGCATCTCTCGCAATTCTAAACACTCATGTCTGCGCTGCTACTAGCATCATCACATGGCTCGTCCTCGACACTTTATGTTTCGGTAAGCCAACCATGTTTGGCGCCATTCAAGGCTTGATCACCGGCCTTGTTTGCATTACACCCGCCGCAG GAATAGTGCAAGGTTGGGCAGCAATTTTGATGGGTTTGTTCTCAGGAAGTGTACCCTGGTACACATTGATGGTGCTTCACAAGAAGTTCGAATTCTTAAACAAAATAGATGATCCAATGGCCATTTTTCACACACATGCCATAACCGGAATTCTTGGTGGAATTCTAACAGGCTTATTTGCTGTTCCTAAATTGTGTCGCCTCTTCTATGGAGTGCCTGATTGGAAGAAATACACTGGACTCTTTTATGGCCTTAAAAATGGTTTAGCCCATGCTGGTTTGACTCAGTTGGGGATCCAACTTGAAGCCACTATTTTTGTAGTTGTATTTAATGTTATTAGTACAACCGTGATATGCTTGGTTGTGAGGAGCATAGTGCCATTAAGGGTTGATGATGAGGATGCATTGCAAGTAGGTGGTGACAAAAGCATGCATGGAGAAGAGGCATTTGCCTTGTGGTGTTCCCATCAGGATAAGGATACCAAGTTTGAGAATGTAAAGCAAAACAAAGTTTATGACACAAAAGATTTTTCGTCCTCCATTGACGAATCATCAACCAAGAAGGCTTCTAGTGAAGTTCAAATGGTTTGA